A single region of the Neisseriaceae bacterium genome encodes:
- a CDS encoding redoxin domain-containing protein — translation MIVNTTLFQLTDDAGGLFEAKKNLPLVIYFYPKDDTPGCIVEASEFSDYKEKFQQLGYQIVGISKDSIESHRKFKEKYNLTIKLLSDPNNIVCDQYDVMKIKNLYGKQVKGIQRSTFILDEQGNIIKEYRKVGAKGHAQQVLNDLKKTN, via the coding sequence ATGATAGTAAATACTACTCTGTTTCAATTAACAGACGATGCTGGTGGTCTTTTTGAAGCAAAAAAAAATCTACCTCTAGTTATCTATTTTTATCCTAAAGATGATACGCCGGGCTGTATAGTAGAAGCTTCCGAATTTTCAGACTACAAAGAAAAATTCCAACAACTCGGTTATCAAATTGTCGGCATTTCCAAAGACAGTATTGAATCTCACCGTAAATTTAAAGAAAAATATAATTTAACTATTAAACTACTCTCTGATCCAAATAACATTGTGTGCGATCAATACGACGTGATGAAGATAAAAAACCTTTATGGGAAACAAGTCAAAGGAATTCAAAGAAGCACTTTTATCCTAGATGAACAAGGAAATATTATCAAAGAATACCGCAAAGTAGGCGCGAAGGGACATGCTCAACAAGTATTGAATGATTTAAAAAAAACAAATTAA
- the recN gene encoding DNA repair protein RecN translates to MLQSLTLKNFAIVEFLDIDFQGGFSVLTGETGAGKSILLDALELLLGSKADYSKIRLGHDEAILSAVFRIPKLLILKKWLEENDLLNDNEEEVILKRVISRSGKSKNYVNAQPVPLAQLKELGLYLVDIHGQNAHHFLISETNQRALLDEYAHHNKLLDSVRLAFNAWKKTQLKLFEAQGEKDQYQTELEILEWKNKELSELNPQVGEWDSLSTIYDEMSHRNEMIQIAEKIDNFIDKDEGLQDVVARSLIDLDKFSHVDNRFKESVQILQSVETELTEISSNLRSIYSQSEVDQEEFQQIESRLSLLNSIAKKYGVSVNDLPNVWQDIQNKLQDMRENQNIELLSIHVEQLKNEYELKAAQLTHSRERAAEKLSQEVTNVMQTLSMGNSQFRVQIKPIEPSNYGNEQVIFNVMANLGGELKPINKVASGGELSRISLALQVIISQYNDVPTLIFDEVDVGIGGKVADVVGRYLKDLSKKHQILTITHLPQVAVYGQQHYVVSKTTQNEETTSTIKLLAQNERIQEIARMLGGEKITELTLQHAEEALALVPR, encoded by the coding sequence ATGCTACAGTCGTTAACATTAAAAAATTTTGCTATTGTGGAGTTCTTGGATATTGATTTTCAAGGAGGTTTTTCTGTGTTAACAGGGGAGACGGGTGCTGGTAAATCAATATTGCTTGATGCCTTGGAATTATTATTAGGTAGCAAAGCTGACTATTCTAAAATTAGGCTTGGCCATGATGAAGCGATATTATCAGCAGTATTCCGTATTCCGAAGCTTTTGATATTAAAAAAATGGTTAGAGGAAAATGATTTATTGAATGATAATGAGGAAGAGGTTATTCTAAAAAGGGTTATTAGCCGCTCTGGTAAAAGCAAGAATTATGTTAACGCTCAACCAGTTCCCTTAGCTCAATTAAAAGAGCTTGGCTTATATTTAGTTGATATACATGGTCAAAATGCTCATCATTTTCTTATTTCAGAAACAAATCAAAGGGCGTTGTTGGATGAATATGCACATCATAACAAACTGTTAGATTCTGTTAGGTTAGCATTCAATGCTTGGAAAAAAACTCAATTGAAACTATTTGAGGCTCAAGGAGAGAAAGACCAATATCAAACAGAGTTAGAAATCTTAGAGTGGAAAAATAAAGAGTTATCTGAGTTGAATCCTCAAGTGGGAGAATGGGATTCTTTATCTACTATATATGATGAAATGAGTCATCGTAATGAAATGATACAAATTGCAGAAAAAATAGATAATTTTATCGATAAAGATGAGGGGTTACAGGATGTGGTAGCACGTTCTTTAATAGATTTAGATAAATTTAGTCATGTGGATAATAGATTTAAGGAAAGTGTACAAATATTACAATCTGTAGAAACTGAGTTAACAGAAATTTCTTCCAATTTACGTTCTATTTATTCTCAATCGGAGGTAGATCAAGAAGAATTTCAACAAATTGAATCTAGACTTTCACTATTAAACAGTATAGCTAAGAAATATGGAGTATCGGTTAACGATTTACCCAATGTCTGGCAAGATATTCAGAATAAGTTACAAGACATGCGAGAAAATCAGAATATCGAACTTTTGAGTATTCATGTAGAACAACTGAAAAATGAATATGAACTTAAAGCAGCTCAGTTAACCCACTCTAGAGAAAGAGCAGCAGAGAAATTAAGTCAAGAAGTTACAAATGTGATGCAAACTTTATCTATGGGTAATTCTCAATTTAGGGTACAGATAAAACCTATTGAGCCCAGTAACTATGGTAATGAGCAAGTTATTTTTAATGTGATGGCTAACTTAGGAGGGGAATTAAAGCCCATCAATAAAGTAGCATCTGGGGGAGAGTTATCTAGGATTAGTTTGGCTTTACAAGTTATTATTAGTCAGTATAATGATGTACCAACCTTAATATTTGATGAGGTGGATGTAGGTATCGGAGGTAAAGTTGCAGATGTTGTAGGTAGATATTTAAAAGATTTATCAAAAAAACATCAGATTTTAACCATTACACATCTTCCTCAAGTAGCTGTTTATGGACAGCAACATTATGTAGTGAGTAAAACAACACAAAATGAAGAGACTACCAGTACAATAAAGTTATTGGCTCAAAATGAAAGGATACAAGAAATAGCGCGTATGTTGGGGGGAGAAAAAATCACAGAACTGACTTTGCAGCATGCAGAAGAAGCCTTAGCACTTGTACCTAGGTAA
- a CDS encoding FolB domain-containing protein, which produces MDRLQLLGIEFESRLGVYLWEQYKPQILLLDLTIGIENQAKITDDLNDTIDYVTLITSIRERYVNKSFKLLEALAEDIASFLLTEFDLLMVDIHLIKPGILPKVREIGIHINRGKQG; this is translated from the coding sequence ATGGATAGGTTACAATTATTGGGTATTGAGTTTGAGAGTAGGCTGGGAGTTTATCTTTGGGAGCAGTATAAGCCACAAATATTATTATTAGATTTAACAATTGGAATAGAAAATCAAGCTAAAATCACTGACGATCTTAATGATACCATTGATTACGTTACATTAATTACAAGTATTAGAGAGCGTTATGTGAATAAATCATTTAAGTTATTGGAGGCATTAGCGGAAGATATTGCTTCTTTTTTACTAACCGAATTTGATCTATTGATGGTAGATATTCATTTAATTAAACCAGGAATTTTACCGAAGGTTAGAGAAATAGGTATTCATATTAACAGGGGCAAACAAGGTTAG
- the plsY gene encoding glycerol-3-phosphate 1-O-acyltransferase PlsY yields MNTTSVIIIIIAYLLGSISFAIIVAHFFKLQDPRSYGSKNPGATNVLRSGNKVAALLTLLGDALKGWLIIFLCIKYMDKLGINEITIAYASVAVILGHMFPIFFKFTGGKGVATAVGVIFVISWKVALIMCVIWLILVIITKISSLAALLVFTLCPLLSLYFIPILEYKITLIIICVMVILKHRENIRKIINHKENKIGQK; encoded by the coding sequence ATGAATACAACCTCAGTCATCATAATTATTATTGCTTATCTCTTAGGCTCTATATCCTTTGCTATTATAGTAGCTCACTTTTTTAAACTACAAGATCCAAGATCATATGGTTCAAAAAATCCTGGTGCTACCAATGTTCTAAGGAGTGGTAACAAGGTTGCTGCCTTGTTAACACTTTTAGGAGACGCTCTAAAAGGCTGGTTGATCATATTCTTGTGTATTAAATACATGGATAAGCTTGGCATTAATGAAATCACCATTGCCTATGCCAGTGTTGCTGTAATATTAGGACATATGTTCCCTATTTTCTTTAAATTCACTGGAGGAAAAGGTGTTGCTACAGCTGTTGGTGTTATTTTTGTGATATCTTGGAAAGTAGCATTAATTATGTGTGTGATTTGGCTCATTTTAGTCATCATAACAAAAATATCTTCTTTAGCTGCCTTATTGGTATTTACGCTATGCCCTTTGCTATCATTATATTTCATCCCAATACTAGAATATAAAATAACACTTATAATTATTTGTGTCATGGTTATCCTAAAACACAGAGAAAATATTAGAAAAATTATTAATCATAAAGAAAATAAAATAGGTCAAAAGTAA
- a CDS encoding alpha/beta fold hydrolase, with protein sequence MLRPQTIIFIPGSAGTLETRVERPDIDEIKGVMIVLHPNPLHGGTNQNKVVQTMLKAAIHKGYIVYAPNFRGVGKSTGSHDFGNGEVEDVNVIVSYIQKEHPNQPISLSGFSFGGYVAIKAVHQFNFKQIILVGAAVSKYGGEIPHLPKNINFLLIHGEKDEVIPLGDIFNWARIQDLPVCVMLDACHFFHGKLIPLQKLVEDFLS encoded by the coding sequence ATGTTAAGACCTCAAACCATAATTTTTATCCCTGGTTCTGCTGGAACTTTGGAAACACGAGTTGAACGACCTGACATAGATGAAATAAAAGGAGTAATGATTGTCTTACATCCGAATCCGCTCCATGGGGGCACTAATCAAAATAAAGTGGTTCAGACAATGTTAAAGGCAGCAATACATAAAGGTTATATTGTTTATGCTCCCAATTTCAGAGGTGTAGGTAAGAGCACAGGTAGCCATGATTTTGGTAACGGTGAGGTGGAGGATGTGAATGTTATTGTTAGCTATATTCAAAAAGAACACCCGAATCAGCCTATTTCATTATCTGGATTTTCATTTGGTGGTTATGTGGCGATAAAAGCTGTTCATCAATTTAATTTTAAGCAAATTATTTTAGTAGGAGCAGCAGTTAGTAAGTATGGAGGGGAAATCCCCCATTTACCCAAAAATATTAATTTTTTATTGATACATGGTGAGAAAGATGAAGTTATACCACTGGGGGATATATTCAACTGGGCTAGAATCCAGGATTTGCCTGTTTGTGTTATGTTAGATGCTTGTCACTTTTTTCACGGAAAATTAATCCCTTTGCAAAAATTAGTAGAAGATTTTTTAAGTTAA
- a CDS encoding peptidoglycan DD-metalloendopeptidase family protein, whose translation MKTLKYTHISLAVIVTLIVSGCVVTQKPVPVVDGSSDGGNYSGTEPQSSAEPYNPDSRGYVPPAASSTYATPPSGGVYVPSYAPVDINARQHTVVRGDTVYNISKRYNISQDDLRQWNNIVENIISVGQVLYVKDPGENYSVSMTKISQPQVTVAKSPTNSSPGSVSTSGQRMVDGVSWVKPAHGQLVTKFSPVNKGIEITGLSGSPIVAAASGKVIYSSTLDGYGNLIIIQHNTKYLTAYGNNQSNLVKEGDTVRQGQKIATMGKTGASRVQLHFELRKDGQAVDPLIYIPVY comes from the coding sequence ATGAAAACTTTGAAATATACCCATATCTCTTTAGCAGTTATTGTTACTTTAATTGTGTCAGGCTGTGTTGTAACGCAAAAACCTGTTCCTGTCGTGGATGGAAGTTCAGATGGTGGCAACTATTCGGGTACTGAGCCTCAGTCTTCAGCTGAACCTTATAATCCTGATTCGCGAGGGTATGTTCCTCCTGCAGCAAGTAGTACTTACGCAACACCACCAAGTGGAGGTGTCTATGTGCCTTCTTATGCCCCAGTTGATATTAATGCAAGACAACACACTGTGGTTAGAGGAGATACGGTTTATAATATATCCAAACGCTATAATATTTCTCAGGATGATTTGAGACAATGGAATAATATTGTGGAGAATATCATTTCTGTAGGACAGGTTTTATATGTTAAGGATCCTGGTGAGAATTACTCGGTGTCCATGACTAAAATATCACAACCACAAGTAACTGTTGCAAAGTCTCCTACAAATTCATCACCTGGTAGTGTCAGTACCTCTGGTCAGAGAATGGTTGATGGGGTCAGTTGGGTTAAACCAGCTCATGGACAACTGGTGACTAAATTCTCGCCAGTCAATAAGGGTATTGAGATAACAGGTTTGTCAGGTTCTCCGATTGTTGCTGCAGCGAGTGGAAAAGTTATTTATAGTAGTACATTGGACGGTTATGGCAATTTGATTATTATCCAGCATAATACTAAGTATTTAACGGCATACGGTAATAATCAGTCTAACTTGGTTAAAGAAGGTGACACGGTTAGACAAGGGCAAAAAATTGCAACTATGGGGAAAACTGGCGCGAGTCGAGTTCAATTGCATTTTGAACTAAGAAAAGATGGTCAGGCAGTTGATCCTTTAATTTATATTCCAGTTTATTAA
- the ptsN gene encoding PTS IIA-like nitrogen regulatory protein PtsN produces MSLPRELLPLENVVLDLDVSSKKRLFEEVAEIFSYNEDVDTDKVFQSLLSREKLGSTGLGCGVAIPHGRVAGLNNAIAAFIRLRNPIEFEAQDEKPVNLLFVVLVPDENNAKHLKILSHLAQKFSDKDIRDQLKTLESAQDIVDIIIKD; encoded by the coding sequence ATGAGTTTGCCTCGTGAATTACTACCGCTTGAAAATGTAGTGTTAGATTTAGATGTAAGTAGTAAAAAAAGATTGTTTGAGGAAGTGGCAGAGATTTTTTCATATAATGAAGATGTAGATACGGATAAGGTTTTTCAAAGCTTATTGTCGCGTGAGAAGTTAGGTAGTACAGGTTTAGGTTGTGGTGTTGCTATTCCTCATGGTAGGGTTGCTGGTCTGAATAATGCTATTGCCGCTTTTATTAGACTGAGAAATCCAATTGAATTTGAAGCTCAAGATGAGAAACCAGTCAACTTGTTATTTGTGGTATTAGTTCCTGATGAAAATAATGCTAAACATTTAAAAATATTATCTCATCTAGCTCAAAAATTTTCTGATAAGGATATAAGAGATCAGTTGAAAACATTGGAATCAGCACAGGATATTGTTGATATAATTATTAAAGACTAA
- a CDS encoding HPr kinase/phosphorylase gives MPSLSVRRLYQDNQKKIQLSWIAGSSNSDSKISLAENNTTRSFVGHFNFVHPNKIQVIGLSEYEFIQNKSVQDKFGFFLEFITELNINLIIIGNNLPIIPQLKDFCTANSVPLMHSKVESPKIVDVLQIYLQRALAPSTTMHGVFLNVFEMGTLICGHSGLGKSELALELISRGHSLVADDVVKIYKTGPESLEGRCPKLLREFLEVRGLGIINIRTMFGETAVRVKKALRLIIQLVNADDDYMKNLDRLSMRIETQKILDVSVRKITIPVGAGRNIAVLTEAAVRNYILQLRGLDSMQEFLERHNTAMSTNNEILLDDINDSYDD, from the coding sequence ATGCCTAGTTTATCTGTACGACGGTTATATCAAGATAACCAAAAAAAAATACAGCTATCTTGGATAGCGGGTAGTTCTAATTCTGATAGTAAAATTTCTTTAGCTGAAAACAATACCACTCGGTCATTTGTTGGACATTTTAATTTTGTACATCCCAATAAAATTCAGGTAATTGGTTTATCAGAGTATGAGTTTATTCAGAATAAATCTGTACAAGATAAATTTGGATTTTTTTTAGAATTTATTACTGAGCTCAATATAAATTTAATTATTATTGGAAATAATTTACCTATTATTCCTCAGCTTAAAGATTTTTGTACAGCGAACTCTGTACCATTAATGCATTCGAAAGTGGAAAGTCCAAAGATTGTAGATGTCCTACAAATTTATCTACAAAGGGCTTTGGCACCATCTACTACGATGCATGGTGTTTTTTTAAATGTCTTTGAGATGGGTACCTTAATCTGTGGTCATTCCGGTTTGGGTAAGAGTGAGCTAGCTTTGGAACTCATTTCTAGAGGACATTCATTAGTAGCAGATGATGTTGTTAAAATTTATAAGACTGGGCCAGAGTCTCTAGAAGGTAGATGTCCTAAATTGTTAAGAGAGTTTTTAGAAGTTAGAGGTTTAGGCATTATCAATATTCGAACCATGTTTGGTGAAACAGCAGTTAGAGTCAAAAAGGCTTTGAGGCTTATTATTCAACTAGTCAATGCAGATGATGACTATATGAAAAATTTGGACAGGTTGAGCATGCGTATAGAAACTCAAAAGATACTAGATGTATCGGTAAGAAAAATTACCATTCCAGTTGGTGCGGGTAGGAATATTGCTGTTCTAACTGAAGCTGCAGTTAGGAATTATATTCTCCAATTGAGAGGATTGGATAGCATGCAGGAGTTTTTAGAGAGGCATAATACTGCAATGTCTACAAATAATGAGATATTGTTAGATGATATTAATGATTCTTATGATGATTAA
- a CDS encoding chorismate lyase — MEIGVLGNVGFLVEGWSDIAQREFFKFIQMPSLTRFLKSLPYDFSVQLTYLGQKALSAQDAISMEEASVYFVREVSLMLDAIEVVRARSSCLVSSVYWCQFLDCGVQPLGEKLFDIQTVSRSALRFGLISKEHNLIKTYEVIDNAIFRQSTLTVGYENLILTECFLPSIRQFL; from the coding sequence ATGGAAATAGGAGTATTGGGTAATGTTGGGTTTTTAGTCGAAGGTTGGAGTGATATTGCCCAAAGAGAATTTTTTAAATTTATTCAAATGCCTTCTCTTACACGATTTTTAAAAAGTCTACCTTATGACTTCTCGGTTCAATTAACTTACTTAGGACAGAAAGCTTTATCAGCACAAGATGCCATTAGTATGGAGGAAGCTTCTGTTTATTTTGTAAGAGAAGTGAGCTTGATGTTGGATGCAATAGAGGTTGTTAGAGCAAGAAGTAGTTGTTTGGTGAGTAGTGTGTATTGGTGTCAGTTTCTTGATTGTGGTGTTCAACCGCTAGGGGAGAAGCTTTTTGATATTCAAACAGTATCTAGAAGTGCATTACGTTTTGGGTTGATTTCGAAAGAACACAATTTGATAAAAACCTATGAGGTTATCGATAATGCAATATTCAGACAATCAACCTTGACAGTTGGGTACGAGAATTTGATTTTAACAGAGTGTTTTTTACCAAGTATAAGACAATTTTTATGA
- a CDS encoding NAD kinase: MSKENFNDIGIVLRKDTPSIHENTIHIIEFLIAEEKNVTLDEVSFTEIEKELFENKIDDKVLTVPLSTLGQYCDVVIVIGGDGTLLTVARNIVDYNVPVIGVNRGRLGFLTQVTWKNESIQTIKDILSGQYIEERRIMLEGKIIRNSTILHEALVLNEVTISRGGRGNLIKFEVFINGEFVYTQYSDGLIIATPTGSTAYSLAAGGSILYATLPALNLVPICPQSMTNRPVVIDANSHIEVLIIDSVDSRAHFDGQTLFELHNRDIIHVEKHENFITLLQPGYYRYFDTLRMKLRWGQQLV; the protein is encoded by the coding sequence ATGTCAAAAGAGAATTTTAATGATATTGGTATCGTTCTTAGAAAAGATACGCCTTCTATACATGAAAATACAATTCATATTATTGAATTTTTAATAGCAGAAGAAAAAAATGTTACTCTAGATGAGGTTAGCTTTACAGAAATAGAAAAAGAACTTTTTGAAAATAAAATAGATGATAAAGTTTTGACTGTTCCATTGTCTACACTTGGTCAATATTGTGATGTTGTTATTGTTATCGGTGGTGATGGGACTTTGTTAACAGTTGCTAGAAATATAGTAGATTATAATGTTCCTGTGATTGGAGTTAACAGGGGTAGATTAGGTTTTTTAACACAAGTCACCTGGAAAAATGAGTCAATTCAAACTATTAAAGATATCTTATCTGGTCAATATATTGAAGAAAGAAGAATTATGTTGGAAGGAAAGATTATTCGTAATAGCACTATATTACATGAAGCATTGGTTCTGAATGAGGTAACCATCAGTAGAGGGGGGCGAGGTAATTTAATCAAATTTGAAGTTTTTATTAATGGGGAATTTGTGTACACACAGTATTCTGATGGATTGATCATTGCCACGCCTACTGGATCAACTGCGTATTCTTTAGCAGCAGGGGGGTCTATCCTTTATGCTACTTTACCTGCTTTAAATTTGGTACCTATTTGTCCACAATCAATGACTAATCGGCCAGTAGTTATAGATGCAAATTCTCATATTGAAGTTTTGATCATTGATAGTGTTGATTCAAGGGCTCATTTTGATGGGCAGACTTTATTTGAGCTACATAATAGGGATATTATACACGTTGAAAAACATGAGAATTTTATTACTTTACTACAGCCAGGGTATTATCGATATTTTGATACTTTGAGAATGAAACTTCGTTGGGGGCAACAACTTGTTTAA
- the surE gene encoding 5'/3'-nucleotidase SurE, protein MNILICNDDGYQAKGIGVLAEVASKFGNVRVVAPDRNRTAASHSLTLHKPLTIRQAENGFYYVSGTPTDCVYLALCIFDDFKPDWIFSGINHGANMGDDVLYSGTVASAMQGYLMGIPAIAFSLDDKSNDYWKTAEKSVEKVIERAIQLPIQKPVLWNVNIPKVQPHQLRGVKTVVLGQRHRNDSVIKSKNPYNETIYWIGHISDANYLVDNSDFVMNANGYVTITPLAVDLTNTSELKNVSIFFDDLVL, encoded by the coding sequence ATGAATATATTGATTTGTAATGATGATGGATATCAAGCTAAAGGGATTGGTGTTTTGGCTGAAGTGGCATCAAAATTTGGAAATGTGAGAGTGGTCGCTCCTGACAGAAATAGAACAGCAGCAAGTCATTCTTTAACATTACATAAACCATTAACAATTAGACAGGCTGAGAATGGTTTTTATTATGTCAGTGGAACGCCTACAGATTGTGTATATCTGGCACTTTGTATATTCGATGATTTTAAGCCAGACTGGATTTTTTCTGGGATCAATCATGGTGCTAATATGGGAGATGATGTTTTATATTCGGGAACTGTTGCTTCTGCTATGCAAGGGTATTTGATGGGGATTCCAGCTATTGCTTTTTCTTTAGATGATAAAAGTAATGATTATTGGAAGACAGCAGAAAAATCAGTAGAGAAAGTTATCGAACGTGCTATACAATTACCCATACAAAAACCCGTACTATGGAATGTTAATATACCTAAGGTTCAGCCTCATCAACTAAGGGGGGTTAAGACTGTAGTACTAGGCCAACGTCATCGCAATGATAGTGTTATCAAGTCAAAAAATCCTTACAATGAAACTATTTACTGGATAGGACATATTAGTGATGCTAATTATTTAGTAGATAATTCTGACTTTGTAATGAATGCAAATGGCTATGTAACTATAACACCCCTAGCTGTAGATTTAACCAATACTTCCGAGTTAAAAAACGTATCGATATTTTTTGATGACTTAGTACTGTAA
- a CDS encoding protein-L-isoaspartate(D-aspartate) O-methyltransferase, with amino-acid sequence MIFNTFQVDGYETRRKKMVARLEQMGICHPLVLDAMLNTPRHLFIEEALRSRSYDNLSLPIGLGQTISQPYIVARMTELLLAGRKQPLNKALEIGTGCGYQTAILQKVGIEHVYSIERLSSLRELAKRNLRVANLHRPRLICADGYLGLPKSAPFDVIIVTAAPKEVPVELLKQLDINGRMVLPLEKNGVQHLWVIDKYINGYQETCVQEVNFVLLLNGQK; translated from the coding sequence ATGATATTTAATACTTTCCAAGTAGATGGTTATGAAACAAGACGTAAGAAGATGGTGGCTCGATTAGAACAGATGGGTATTTGTCATCCTCTCGTTTTAGATGCTATGCTCAATACGCCTAGACATTTATTTATTGAAGAAGCTTTGAGAAGTCGTTCATATGATAATTTATCTTTGCCTATAGGTTTGGGGCAAACGATTTCTCAGCCATATATAGTAGCGCGTATGACAGAATTGTTATTAGCTGGGAGGAAACAACCTTTAAATAAAGCCTTAGAGATAGGAACTGGTTGTGGTTATCAAACAGCCATTTTACAAAAAGTTGGTATTGAGCATGTCTATTCTATTGAAAGGTTATCAAGTCTAAGAGAATTGGCAAAACGTAATCTACGCGTAGCCAATTTACACAGGCCACGGCTCATTTGTGCGGATGGTTATTTAGGACTTCCAAAATCTGCACCTTTTGATGTGATCATTGTGACGGCTGCACCTAAAGAGGTACCCGTTGAGTTATTAAAACAACTTGATATTAATGGAAGAATGGTATTGCCATTGGAAAAAAATGGTGTTCAGCATCTTTGGGTTATAGACAAATATATCAATGGATATCAGGAAACTTGTGTTCAAGAAGTCAATTTTGTTTTATTATTAAACGGTCAAAAATAA
- a CDS encoding 2Fe-2S ferredoxin-like protein, whose product MLITTKSGTIEIKEGESLLDALEKNGYIIEYQCRSGYCGSCRLTLKKGKVDYDSPPLAFLYPDEILPCCCTVKGDLYLDLSHPSSIGSSYQKDFFDFDDLFDESLNLEVLNTNK is encoded by the coding sequence ATGTTGATTACAACAAAATCGGGCACAATAGAAATTAAAGAAGGTGAATCACTATTAGATGCTTTAGAAAAAAATGGCTACATCATTGAATATCAATGTCGAAGTGGTTATTGTGGTTCGTGTCGCCTAACCTTAAAAAAAGGTAAGGTCGATTATGATTCACCACCTTTAGCTTTTTTATACCCTGATGAAATTCTACCATGTTGTTGTACAGTAAAAGGAGATTTATATCTTGACCTTAGTCATCCAAGCAGTATAGGATCTAGTTATCAAAAAGACTTTTTTGATTTTGATGATTTATTTGACGAATCATTAAATCTAGAGGTTTTAAATACTAATAAATAG
- a CDS encoding 4-hydroxybenzoate octaprenyltransferase gives MNKGKLQQYVSLMRLDKPTGIFLLLWPTYWAIYLASSGQLESRIVILFTLGTFLMRSAGCVINDVCDSDIDKLVARTKDRPVTTGRISKKTALILFVLLSLLALMCLIPLNMLTKKLSLVAILLTLTYPLMKRFFKAPQLYLGIAFSFGIIMAYATVLNEVPWAAWVLYVANVFWTLGYDTVYAISDKPDDVKLNIHTLAITLGRYDVFGVMFFYTCFLGLMMVVGLVYKMTYPYWVSWIITATLMARQYFKIKGRDRQLCYLAFLQNKWFGFIILLGVMLHYWNI, from the coding sequence ATGAATAAGGGAAAACTACAACAATACGTCAGTCTAATGCGTTTGGATAAACCGACAGGAATATTCCTATTGTTATGGCCAACTTATTGGGCAATATATTTGGCCAGTAGTGGACAACTTGAATCGAGAATTGTTATCTTATTTACTCTAGGGACGTTTTTAATGCGTTCAGCTGGTTGTGTGATTAATGATGTTTGTGATAGTGATATTGACAAACTGGTAGCAAGAACGAAAGATAGGCCTGTGACTACTGGGCGTATTTCTAAAAAAACAGCTTTGATCTTATTTGTGCTTCTATCTTTATTGGCACTTATGTGCTTGATTCCTCTAAATATGCTAACCAAAAAATTAAGTTTGGTTGCTATACTTTTGACTCTTACTTATCCGTTAATGAAACGTTTTTTTAAGGCGCCTCAGTTGTATTTGGGAATTGCCTTTTCTTTCGGTATTATTATGGCATATGCAACAGTTCTTAATGAGGTACCATGGGCTGCTTGGGTGCTTTATGTAGCTAATGTTTTCTGGACACTTGGATATGATACAGTTTACGCCATTTCAGATAAACCAGATGATGTGAAATTAAACATTCATACTTTAGCAATTACACTTGGTCGTTATGATGTTTTTGGGGTAATGTTTTTTTATACTTGTTTTTTAGGATTGATGATGGTAGTTGGTTTGGTTTATAAAATGACTTATCCCTATTGGGTATCATGGATTATTACAGCAACCTTAATGGCAAGGCAATACTTTAAGATTAAAGGTAGAGATAGGCAATTATGTTATCTGGCCTTTTTGCAGAATAAATGGTTTGGTTTTATTATTCTCTTGGGGGTTATGTTGCATTATTGGAATATATAA